A single Sciurus carolinensis chromosome 15, mSciCar1.2, whole genome shotgun sequence DNA region contains:
- the Mro gene encoding protein maestro isoform X2 has protein sequence MDQTQSIPDQPSSVPPSQPKRIRTSMIAFFSKVSWKLKFQKQDSSKNVFFILAERARDPSAKKRHLAMRGLGTMACEAPDQVRKYKKIMLDLLVHGLYDPVSSEVIHESMKTLTIILGKIQGKGLGSFFVDITLQIRTLLDDENDSMRYLAFVLLGQLAAFAGWKWKKFFARQVKQTRDSLLTHLQDRNPQVATACKTTFRACSPYLKLRNEYGFRSEEDQRNPKLCRQLSHYHPELLQFFYANKIL, from the exons ATGGACCAAACACAGAGTATCCCGGATCAACCTTCTTCTGTACCTCCTTCCCAACCCAAGAGGATAAGGACATCAATGATAGCTTTCTTTTCCAAG GTCTCTTGGAAGCTGAAGTTCCAGAAGCAGGATTCTTCAAAGAATGTGTTTTTCATCTTGGCGGAAAGAGCTCGGGACCCTAGTGCTAAAAAGCGCCACCTAGCAATGAGAGGCCTGGGCACCATGGCTTGTGAAGCCCCTGACCAG GTGAGAAAGTACAAGAAAATTATGCTAGACCTGCTGGTGCATGGATTGTATGACCCTGTGAGTTCTGAAGTCATCCACGAGAGTATGAAGACGCTGACCATCATCCTGGGCAAGATTCAGGGGAAAGGATTGGGCTCCTTCTTCGTAGACATCACCCTTCAGATCAGGACTTTATTGGATGAT GAGAATGACAGCATGAGGTACTTGGCCTTTGTCTTGCTCGGGCAACTGGCTGCCTTTGCTGGGTGGAAATGGAAGAAGTTTTTCGCCCGTCAGGTTAAGCAGACACGAGATTCCCTCCTGACCCATTTACAGGACAGAAACCCACAGGTTGCCACG GCTTGCAAAACGACTTTTCGAGCCTGTTCTCCGTATCTGAAACTGAGAAACGAATACGGCTTCCGGAGCGAAGAAGATCAAAGGAACCCCAAACTCTGCAGGCAGCTG AGTCACTATCATCCAGAGCTCCTGCAGTTCTTCTACGCAAATAAAATTCTGTAA
- the Mro gene encoding protein maestro isoform X1, with the protein MDQTQSIPDQPSSVPPSQPKRIRTSMIAFFSKVSWKLKFQKQDSSKNVFFILAERARDPSAKKRHLAMRGLGTMACEAPDQVRKYKKIMLDLLVHGLYDPVSSEVIHESMKTLTIILGKIQGKGLGSFFVDITLQIRTLLDDENDSMRYLAFVLLGQLAAFAGWKWKKFFARQVKQTRDSLLTHLQDRNPQVATACKTTFRACSPYLKLRNEYGFRSEEDQRNPKLCRQLVSEPGQERILLSPCPPSA; encoded by the exons ATGGACCAAACACAGAGTATCCCGGATCAACCTTCTTCTGTACCTCCTTCCCAACCCAAGAGGATAAGGACATCAATGATAGCTTTCTTTTCCAAG GTCTCTTGGAAGCTGAAGTTCCAGAAGCAGGATTCTTCAAAGAATGTGTTTTTCATCTTGGCGGAAAGAGCTCGGGACCCTAGTGCTAAAAAGCGCCACCTAGCAATGAGAGGCCTGGGCACCATGGCTTGTGAAGCCCCTGACCAG GTGAGAAAGTACAAGAAAATTATGCTAGACCTGCTGGTGCATGGATTGTATGACCCTGTGAGTTCTGAAGTCATCCACGAGAGTATGAAGACGCTGACCATCATCCTGGGCAAGATTCAGGGGAAAGGATTGGGCTCCTTCTTCGTAGACATCACCCTTCAGATCAGGACTTTATTGGATGAT GAGAATGACAGCATGAGGTACTTGGCCTTTGTCTTGCTCGGGCAACTGGCTGCCTTTGCTGGGTGGAAATGGAAGAAGTTTTTCGCCCGTCAGGTTAAGCAGACACGAGATTCCCTCCTGACCCATTTACAGGACAGAAACCCACAGGTTGCCACG GCTTGCAAAACGACTTTTCGAGCCTGTTCTCCGTATCTGAAACTGAGAAACGAATACGGCTTCCGGAGCGAAGAAGATCAAAGGAACCCCAAACTCTGCAGGCAGCTGGTGAGCGAGCCAGGGCAGGAGAGAATTCTCCTCAGTCCCTGCCCTCCCAGTGCTTAA